Proteins encoded by one window of Antechinus flavipes isolate AdamAnt ecotype Samford, QLD, Australia chromosome 4, AdamAnt_v2, whole genome shotgun sequence:
- the CD300LG gene encoding CMRF35-like molecule 9 isoform X2: MRFLLLWGWIIVPGYGAMVGPKEVSGPEGSSLSVQCSYEDKHRERKKYWCKDNGLIFNLCAIVISTEAGKEETNGEMSIKDDPQNGTFTVIMRKVTQKDAGKYQCGISIFGPDETFEVTVIVFSGIGSYVSPKPSLQPLFTRRVQQGAKVRPGVITPTQEKIKPSTFTNVGTRAAVLRRGQETLQTRTQEDVVQTVTSHYSPRDMNPRSRISIPLIRILAPCIILLLLLVVAIATLLILLARRKKAQLVVESGKNGQFHYSNSVKESQD; encoded by the exons ATGAGATTTCTGCTACTCTGGGGGTGGATCATTGTTCCAG GTTATGGAGCCATGGTGGGTCCGAAGGAAGTCAGTGGGCCAGAGGGAAGCTCTCTGTCTGTGCAGTGCTCCTATGAGGATAAGCAtcgggaaaggaaaaaatactggtgCAAAGACAATggattaatttttaatctctgtgCCATTGTCATCAGCACAGAGGCAGGGAAAGAAGAGACAAATGGTGAAATGTCCATCAAGGATGATCCCCAAAATGGAACATTCACTGTGATCATGAGGAAAGTCACCCAGAAGGACGCAGGGAAATATCAGTGCGGGATTTCCATTTTTGGACCTGATGAGACTTTTGAGGTGACAGTGATTGTTTTTTCAG GAATTGGGAGTTATGTGTCCCCCAAACCCTCCCTTCAGCCTCTCTTTACAAGAAGGGTCCAGCAGGGAGCAAAAGTTCGCCCAGGAGTGATCACTCCCACCCAGGAAAAGATAAAGCCATCAACATTCACAAATGTGGGGACCAGGGCTGCAGTCCTTCGAAGGGGCCAAGAGACTCTTCAGACAAGAACCCAAGAAGATGTGGTCCAGACGGTCACTTCCCACTATAGCCCCAGGGATATGAATCCAAGATCCAG GATTTCCATCCCATTGATCCGTATTCTGGCTCCATGCATCATCCTCCTGTTGCTACTGGTGGTTGCTATCGCAACCCTCCTGATCCTgttagcaagaagaaaaaaag CTCAACTTGTAGTGGAATCAGGAAAGAATGGACAGTTTCACTACTCAAATTCAGTAAAGGAATCACAAGATTGA
- the CD300LG gene encoding CMRF35-like molecule 9 isoform X1, translating into MRFLLLWGWIIVPGYGAMVGPKEVSGPEGSSLSVQCSYEDKHRERKKYWCKDNGLIFNLCAIVISTEAGKEETNGEMSIKDDPQNGTFTVIMRKVTQKDAGKYQCGISIFGPDETFEVTVIVFSGLESSDSLNPSLQPPSTRSDQQGVKVWETRSPELRIGSYVSPKPSLQPLFTRRVQQGAKVRPGVITPTQEKIKPSTFTNVGTRAAVLRRGQETLQTRTQEDVVQTVTSHYSPRDMNPRSRISIPLIRILAPCIILLLLLVVAIATLLILLARRKKAQLVVESGKNGQFHYSNSVKESQD; encoded by the exons ATGAGATTTCTGCTACTCTGGGGGTGGATCATTGTTCCAG GTTATGGAGCCATGGTGGGTCCGAAGGAAGTCAGTGGGCCAGAGGGAAGCTCTCTGTCTGTGCAGTGCTCCTATGAGGATAAGCAtcgggaaaggaaaaaatactggtgCAAAGACAATggattaatttttaatctctgtgCCATTGTCATCAGCACAGAGGCAGGGAAAGAAGAGACAAATGGTGAAATGTCCATCAAGGATGATCCCCAAAATGGAACATTCACTGTGATCATGAGGAAAGTCACCCAGAAGGACGCAGGGAAATATCAGTGCGGGATTTCCATTTTTGGACCTGATGAGACTTTTGAGGTGACAGTGATTGTTTTTTCAG gGCTCGAGAGTTCTGACTCCCTAAACCCCTCCCTTCAGCCTCCCTCTACAAGGAGTGACCAACAAGGGGTAAAGGTTTGGGAAACTCGGTCTCCAGAGCTGA GAATTGGGAGTTATGTGTCCCCCAAACCCTCCCTTCAGCCTCTCTTTACAAGAAGGGTCCAGCAGGGAGCAAAAGTTCGCCCAGGAGTGATCACTCCCACCCAGGAAAAGATAAAGCCATCAACATTCACAAATGTGGGGACCAGGGCTGCAGTCCTTCGAAGGGGCCAAGAGACTCTTCAGACAAGAACCCAAGAAGATGTGGTCCAGACGGTCACTTCCCACTATAGCCCCAGGGATATGAATCCAAGATCCAG GATTTCCATCCCATTGATCCGTATTCTGGCTCCATGCATCATCCTCCTGTTGCTACTGGTGGTTGCTATCGCAACCCTCCTGATCCTgttagcaagaagaaaaaaag CTCAACTTGTAGTGGAATCAGGAAAGAATGGACAGTTTCACTACTCAAATTCAGTAAAGGAATCACAAGATTGA
- the CD300LG gene encoding CMRF35-like molecule 9 isoform X3 has protein sequence MSIKDDPQNGTFTVIMRKVTQKDAGKYQCGISIFGPDETFEVTVIVFSGLESSDSLNPSLQPPSTRSDQQGVKVWETRSPELRIGSYVSPKPSLQPLFTRRVQQGAKVRPGVITPTQEKIKPSTFTNVGTRAAVLRRGQETLQTRTQEDVVQTVTSHYSPRDMNPRSRISIPLIRILAPCIILLLLLVVAIATLLILLARRKKAQLVVESGKNGQFHYSNSVKESQD, from the exons ATGTCCATCAAGGATGATCCCCAAAATGGAACATTCACTGTGATCATGAGGAAAGTCACCCAGAAGGACGCAGGGAAATATCAGTGCGGGATTTCCATTTTTGGACCTGATGAGACTTTTGAGGTGACAGTGATTGTTTTTTCAG gGCTCGAGAGTTCTGACTCCCTAAACCCCTCCCTTCAGCCTCCCTCTACAAGGAGTGACCAACAAGGGGTAAAGGTTTGGGAAACTCGGTCTCCAGAGCTGA GAATTGGGAGTTATGTGTCCCCCAAACCCTCCCTTCAGCCTCTCTTTACAAGAAGGGTCCAGCAGGGAGCAAAAGTTCGCCCAGGAGTGATCACTCCCACCCAGGAAAAGATAAAGCCATCAACATTCACAAATGTGGGGACCAGGGCTGCAGTCCTTCGAAGGGGCCAAGAGACTCTTCAGACAAGAACCCAAGAAGATGTGGTCCAGACGGTCACTTCCCACTATAGCCCCAGGGATATGAATCCAAGATCCAG GATTTCCATCCCATTGATCCGTATTCTGGCTCCATGCATCATCCTCCTGTTGCTACTGGTGGTTGCTATCGCAACCCTCCTGATCCTgttagcaagaagaaaaaaag CTCAACTTGTAGTGGAATCAGGAAAGAATGGACAGTTTCACTACTCAAATTCAGTAAAGGAATCACAAGATTGA